In one Halichondria panicea chromosome 4, odHalPani1.1, whole genome shotgun sequence genomic region, the following are encoded:
- the LOC135334773 gene encoding uncharacterized protein LOC135334773 isoform X1 — MTSMLCGLVCVVLLSGLTALVGGQVYLTLGSDPIITDNTEILITAIGEDGGLPSLTCHTDLTTCCRGGDNNDNRGLGQWTFPDGSVILRNGASTTAGQQFYINRNAPQVIRLYRREANNPITPTGSYCCTVPTSGGEMTLCANLVAPVCSDNLPTISNGGITYAGGSTDNRPVGATANYSCFGPYTLVGEAVRTCGSDGEWSSTPAPVCQLIICSDLPSLTNGNIDYGGAGSTNSRPVDTVATYTCNPGYTLNGGTTRTCGSDGVWSEPAPMCQPDCPDLPSLTNGMIMYSAGSPGNRPFLSNAVYSCNTSYTLTGGTLIAGTTRFCVNGGSWDGSPPSCQGACIDLPPLMNGGINYTAGLPDRRPINTLALFTCDNGYTLTGGSFRACQNDGTWSVSPLTSCQRLTEPPTTCPDLIALTNGMISYNMGTASLRPEDTVATYTCNTGYTLNGGSIRTCGSDEMWSGLASTCRVNTGPTICSDLPPLTNGMIMYSAGSTNNRPLFSGATHSCNPGYTLTGGDATRTCVSGGIWDGSSPTCRGTCSDLPPLMNGGITYTDGLADSRPINSIATYTCDNGYTLTGGSFRVCQNDGTWSGTAPTCQLNTGPTEPPATCPDLTVPANGMISYNMGTASLRPVGTVATYTCNTDYTLNGGSTRTCGSDGVWSGSTPTCQATCPDLTVPANGVIIYSSSTTPRPQGTMATQSCLNGYVPSTTSTATRVCGADRLWSGSALICQLPPVYVSMGTTDYAVMNSQVAIDTIGDTIETALTCRTDSTICCRRQDNPNSANGLGDWLLPNGTAVTRSLDITDPDTDLLYSVGDTGALRLHRRGSVSGPTGSYCCVIMSISGEITFCVQLVTEVITTSLLITTTTGKDTVPTGANNTGGVVAGVVIVLLILAAVIVVGIIVGVYFWRKLRGNQTKYRPSPCHAPPPRPTPYQAFFKKSNEQDSKVTIEKVDEPSIVEFPSDTHVTEGEEVYLRVKVGGHPPPSLTWYHDGRKVTADYATELDQDGGLSFPSVETKHAGVYKLVVTGASGSTTQQVVTVTVMSEGGEASEGVEGVDYAPIPVTEFGAYVADLHAGSNKKFKDLYKNLDSGERGHPVIISVTPENKLNNRFGNIAVYDDNLIILDPIPGQEDCQSDYINACYVDGYKKPKRFIATQGPLPNTLVDFWRLMWQERPPIIVMLTNLKENNKIKCQQYWPESGKKQFGPFTVAITDQQILADYTIRTLEASLDGDRRVLRVKLFHFTAWPDHGVPEYATPILAFHRRVQSQHKPSKGPILIHCSAGVGRTGTYIAIDNVLDQISVDGLIDISGTIVKSRNQRMKLVQTQNQYVFIHDAILESMTCGDTQISAGDLRRQIQKMSLVPPGKTISDFQYQFQILEQVTPNPKEVRSPIAVKNAARNRNMDYLPPETSRVILKREQPDYIHAVFAHGYKHQKAYIIAQNPLDSTVRNFWKVIYDRKCAAVVMLTPLSENGQEACSQYWPESGNVTSFGEFTIDNLGEETNTGFIMRRLSVLNEKTQKAHQLTQFHITNWNSSGKCENFKAVTDVNEEVIKVQRRTGNNPVLVHCNDTATRSGMYCSVATTIDRCKTEGVVDVFQVVKALRVHKPGAVPSVDNYKDLFDATLVYLDSFDNYANFQDI, encoded by the exons ATGACCTCCATGCTGTGtggactagtgtgtgtggtccTGCTCTCTGGGCTCACTGCACTGGTAGGGGGACAAG TCTACCTGACTCTGGGATCTGACCCTATCATCACTGATAATACTGAGATCCTCATCACTGCCATTGGAGAGGATGGTGGTCTCCCTTCTctcacctgtcacactgacctcACTACCTGCTGTAGAGGTGGTGACAACAATGATAATAGAGGGCTAGGACAGTGGACGTTTCCTGATGGGAGTGTGATACTGCGCAATGGTGCCTCAACGACTGCTGGACAGCAGTTCTACATTAACAGGAATGCACCTCAGGTCATCAGACTATATCGTAGAGAGGCTAACAACCCCATCACTCCAACCGGgtcctactgttgtactgtaccaactaGTGGAGGAGAGATGACCCTCTGTGCTAACCTGG TTGCACCAGTCTGTTCTGATAATCTCCCGACCATCTCTAATGGAGGCATAACCTATGCTGGTGGGTCCACTGACAACAGACCAGTGGGTGCTACAGCTAATTACAGCTGCTTTGGTCCCTACACTCTGGTAGGAGAGGCAgtgaggacttgtgggagtgatggagagTGGAGCTCAACACCAGctccagtgtgtcagc TGATAATCTGCTCTGACCTACCGTCACTGACAAATGGGAACATTGACTATGGTGGTGCTGGATCCACTAACAgcagaccagtggacactgtggccacctacacctgtaaccctggctacactctcaatggaggcaccaccaggacttgtgggagtgatggagtgtggagtgagCCAGCTCCAatgtgtcagc CTGATTGCCCTGACTTACCCtcactgaccaatgggatgattatgtacagtgctggATCCCCTGGCAACAGACCTTTCCTCTCTAATGCTGTGTACTCCTGTAACACTAgttacactctcactggaggtacTCTCATTGCAGGTACCACCAGGTTCTGTGTGAATGGAGGGAGCTGGGATGGGTCACCTCCAAGTTGTCAAG GAGCTTGTATTGATTTACCACCACTAATGAATGGAGGCATTAACTACACTGCTGGACTTCCTGATAGGAGACCTATTAATACCCTTGCTTTGTTCACCTGTGacaatggctacactctcactggagggagTTTCAGAGCCTGTCAGAATGATGGAACCTGGAGTGTATCACCTCTAACCAGCTGTCAAA GACTCActgaaccacccaccacctgtcCTGACCTGATTGCTCtgaccaatggaatgatcagctACAATATGGGGACTGCTAGTCTGAGACCAgaggacactgtggccacctacacctgtaacactggctacactctcaatggaggcagcatcaggacttgtgggagtgatgaaATGTGGAGTGGGTTAGCTTCAACTTGTCGAG tgaacacaggaCCCACTATCTGCTCTGACTTACCCCCACTGACCAACGggatgattatgtacagtgctggATCCACTAACAACAGACCTCTCTTTTCTGGTGCTACACACTCATGTAACCCTGgttacactctcactggaggggaTGCCACCAGGacctgtgtgagtggagggatCTGGGATGGGTCATCTCCAACTTGTCGAG GAACTTGTTCTGATTTACCACCACTAATGAATGGAGGCATTACCTACACTGATGGACTTGCTGACAGTAGACCTATTAATAGCATTGCTACCTACACTTGTGacaatggctacactctcactggagggagTTTCAGAGTTTGTCAGAATGATGGGACCTGGAGTGGAACAGCTCCAACCTGTCAAT TGAACACTGGACCCACTGAACCACCCGCCACCTGTCCTGACCTCACTGTACcagccaatggaatgatcagctACAATATGGGGACTGCTAGTCTGAGACCAGtgggcactgtggccacctacacctgtaacactgattacactctcaatggaggcagcaccaggacttgtgggagtgatggagtgtggagtgggtcaactccaacttgtcaag CTACCTGTCCTGACCTCACTGTACCAGCCAATGGAGTGATCATCTACAGCTCTAGTACCACACCACGCCCTCAGGGAACCATGGCTACACAGAGCTGCTTGAATGGATACGTACCCTCCACTACCAGCACTGCTACCAGAGTGTGTGGAGCTGACAGATTGTGGAGTGGATCAGCTCTCATTTGTCAAT taCCTCCTGTCTACGTCTCCATGGGAACCACCGACTATGCTGTTATGAACTCACAGGTTGCCATAGACACTATCGGAGATACCATTGAGACAGCATTGACTTGCAGAACTGACTCAACTATTTGCTGTAGGAGACAAGATAATCCCAATAGTGCCAATGGATTAGGAGATTGGCTACTACCAAATGGAACAGCTGTCACTAGGAGTCTGGACATTACTGATCCAGACACTGatctactgtacagtgttggaGATACAGGTGCACTCAGACTCCATCGTCGAGGGTCTGTGTCAGGCCCCACTGGCTCCTACTGCTGTGTGATAATGTCCATCAGTGGAGAGATCACCTTTTGTGTGCAGTTAG TGACTGAAGTCATCACTACCTCTCTTCTCATCACCA CCACTACTGGAAAGGATACTGTACCCACTGGAGCTAACAACACAGGAGGTGTGGTGGCAGGTGTAGTCATTGTGTTACTCATTCTAGCCGCTGTCATTGTGGTGGGTATCATTGTCGGGGTCTACTTCTGGAG GAAACTTCGTGGCAACCAGACCAAGTACAGGCCCTCCCCATGccatgcccctccccctcgcCCTACCCCCTATCAAGCATTCTTCAAGAAGAGCAACGAACAAGACAGTAAAGTCACCATTGAGAAAGTTGACG AACCTAGTATAGTAGAGTTTCCTAGTGATACTCATGTGacggagggggaggaggtgtaTCTGAGGGTGAAGGTGGGAggtcaccctccacccagtctcACCTGGTACCACGATGGTAGGAAGGTGACTGCAGACTATGCCACAGaactggaccaggacggtggaTTATCCTTCCCTAGTGTGGAGACTAAGCATGCTG GTGTGTATAAACTGGTGGTTACTGGAGCCTCAGGGTCAACAACACAACAGGTCGTCACGGTAACAGTGATGAGTGAGGGTGGTGAGgctagtgagggggtggagggggtggactACGCCCCCATACCTGTGACAGAGTTTGGAGCGTACGTGGCTGACCTCCATGCTGGCAGCAATAAGAAGTTCAAAGATCTTTATAAA aatCTGGACAGTGGGGAGAGGGGTCATCCAGTGATTATTTCAGTGACTCCTGAGAACAAACTCAACAACAGATTTGGCAACattgctgtgt ATGATGACAACCTCATTATCCTAGACCCCATCCCTGGACAAGAGGACTGTCAGAgtgactacatcaatgcctGCTATGtagat GGGTACAAGAAGCCAAAAAGGTTCATAGCAACACAAG GACCACTACCCAATACCCTGGTGGACTTCTGGCGTCTCATGTGGCAGGAGAGACCACCCATAATAGTCATGCTCACCAACCTCAAGGAGAACAACAAGATCAAGTGTCAACAGTACTGGCCAGAGTCTGGGAAGAAGCAGTTTGGCCCATTCACAGTGGCCATTACAGATCAGCAGATACTGGCTGACTACACCATCAGAACACTGGAGGCTTCA TTGGATGGAGACCGCCGTGTCCTGAGAGTCAAGCTATTCCATTTCACTGCCTGGCCTGATCACGGTGTGCCTGAGtatgccacgcccattctTGCATTCCATCGTCGGGTCCAGTCCCAACACAAGCCATCGAAAGGTCCTATTCTGATCCACTGCAGTGCTGGTGTGGGACGCACAGGCACTTACATTGCCATTGATAATGTCCTCGATCAGATCTCAGTCGATGGTCTCATCGATATTTCTGGTACCATTGTCAAATCTCGCAACCAGAGGATGAAGCTTGTACAAACACAG AACCAATATGTGTTCATCCACGATGCTATCCTGGAGTCAATGACATGTGGAGACACTCAGATCAGTGCTGGAGATCTGCGCAGACAGATACAGAAGATGTCATTAGTGCCCCCGGGAAAAACCATCTCAGATTTCCAATACCAGTTCCAAATTCTGGAACAAGTTACTCCAAATCCTAAAGAAGTTCGAAGTCCTATTGCTGTTAAGAATGCTGCCAGGAACAGGAACATGGACTACCTGCCAC CTGAGACCAGTCGTGTGATTCTGAAGAGAGAGCAACCTGACTACATTCAtgctgtgtttgctcat GGCTACAAGCATCAGAAGGCATACATCATTGCCCAGAATCCACTGGACTCAACTGTACGTAACTTCTGGAAGGTGATCTATGACAGGAAGTGTGCGGCTGTTGTGATGTTGACTCCACTCAGTGAGAATGGGCAG gaggcatgctcccagtactggccagagaGTGGCAATGTCACCTCCTTCGGTGAGTTCACCATCGATAACTTGGGGGAGGAAACCAACACTGGGTTCATTATGAGGCGACTGAGCGTCCTCAATGAAAAG ACCCAAAAGGCCCATCAATTGACTCAGTTCCACATCACTAACTGGAATAGCAGTGGAAAGTGTGAGAACTTCAAGGCTGTAACTGACGTGAATGAGGAGGTTATAaaggttcaaagaaggactggAAACAACCCTGTACTGGTCCATTGCAA TGACACTGCGACCCGCTCTGGTATGTACTGCTCTGTAGCTACTACCATTGACCGTTGCAAGACAGAGGGAGTGGTGGATGTGTTCCAggtggtcaaggctctcaggGTCCACAAGCCAGGGGCAGTACCCTCAGTT
- the LOC135334773 gene encoding uncharacterized protein LOC135334773 isoform X2 produces MTSMLCGLVCVVLLSGLTALVGGQVYLTLGSDPIITDNTEILITAIGEDGGLPSLTCHTDLTTCCRGGDNNDNRGLGQWTFPDGSVILRNGASTTAGQQFYINRNAPQVIRLYRREANNPITPTGSYCCTVPTSGGEMTLCANLVAPVCSDNLPTISNGGITYAGGSTDNRPVGATANYSCFGPYTLVGEAVRTCGSDGEWSSTPAPVCQLIICSDLPSLTNGNIDYGGAGSTNSRPVDTVATYTCNPGYTLNGGTTRTCGSDGVWSEPAPMCQPDCPDLPSLTNGMIMYSAGSPGNRPFLSNAVYSCNTSYTLTGGTLIAGTTRFCVNGGSWDGSPPSCQGACIDLPPLMNGGINYTAGLPDRRPINTLALFTCDNGYTLTGGSFRACQNDGTWSVSPLTSCQRLTEPPTTCPDLIALTNGMISYNMGTASLRPEDTVATYTCNTGYTLNGGSIRTCGSDEMWSGLASTCRVNTGPTICSDLPPLTNGMIMYSAGSTNNRPLFSGATHSCNPGYTLTGGDATRTCVSGGIWDGSSPTCRGTCSDFPPLMNGGITYTAGLADSRPINSIATFTCDNGYTGGGFRVCQNDGTWNGTALTCKLPPVYVSVGTTNYAVMNSQITIDTIGDTTETALTCRTDSTICCTGQDNPNSANGLGDWLLPNGTAVTRSLDITDSDTDLLYSVGDTGALRLHRRGSVSGPTGSYCCVIPDNTGVNMTFCVQLVTEVITTSLLITTTTGKDTVPTGANNTGGVVAGVVIVLLILAAVIVVGIIVGVYFWRKLRGNQTKYRPSPCHAPPPRPTPYQAFFKKSNEQDSKVTIEKVDEPSIVEFPSDTHVTEGEEVYLRVKVGGHPPPSLTWYHDGRKVTADYATELDQDGGLSFPSVETKHAGVYKLVVTGASGSTTQQVVTVTVMSEGGEASEGVEGVDYAPIPVTEFGAYVADLHAGSNKKFKDLYKNLDSGERGHPVIISVTPENKLNNRFGNIAVYDDNLIILDPIPGQEDCQSDYINACYVDGYKKPKRFIATQGPLPNTLVDFWRLMWQERPPIIVMLTNLKENNKIKCQQYWPESGKKQFGPFTVAITDQQILADYTIRTLEASLDGDRRVLRVKLFHFTAWPDHGVPEYATPILAFHRRVQSQHKPSKGPILIHCSAGVGRTGTYIAIDNVLDQISVDGLIDISGTIVKSRNQRMKLVQTQNQYVFIHDAILESMTCGDTQISAGDLRRQIQKMSLVPPGKTISDFQYQFQILEQVTPNPKEVRSPIAVKNAARNRNMDYLPPETSRVILKREQPDYIHAVFAHGYKHQKAYIIAQNPLDSTVRNFWKVIYDRKCAAVVMLTPLSENGQEACSQYWPESGNVTSFGEFTIDNLGEETNTGFIMRRLSVLNEKTQKAHQLTQFHITNWNSSGKCENFKAVTDVNEEVIKVQRRTGNNPVLVHCNDTATRSGMYCSVATTIDRCKTEGVVDVFQVVKALRVHKPGAVPSVVSSSAAYIVGGLYYYKSQTLSRACTNPYQVVL; encoded by the exons ATGACCTCCATGCTGTGtggactagtgtgtgtggtccTGCTCTCTGGGCTCACTGCACTGGTAGGGGGACAAG TCTACCTGACTCTGGGATCTGACCCTATCATCACTGATAATACTGAGATCCTCATCACTGCCATTGGAGAGGATGGTGGTCTCCCTTCTctcacctgtcacactgacctcACTACCTGCTGTAGAGGTGGTGACAACAATGATAATAGAGGGCTAGGACAGTGGACGTTTCCTGATGGGAGTGTGATACTGCGCAATGGTGCCTCAACGACTGCTGGACAGCAGTTCTACATTAACAGGAATGCACCTCAGGTCATCAGACTATATCGTAGAGAGGCTAACAACCCCATCACTCCAACCGGgtcctactgttgtactgtaccaactaGTGGAGGAGAGATGACCCTCTGTGCTAACCTGG TTGCACCAGTCTGTTCTGATAATCTCCCGACCATCTCTAATGGAGGCATAACCTATGCTGGTGGGTCCACTGACAACAGACCAGTGGGTGCTACAGCTAATTACAGCTGCTTTGGTCCCTACACTCTGGTAGGAGAGGCAgtgaggacttgtgggagtgatggagagTGGAGCTCAACACCAGctccagtgtgtcagc TGATAATCTGCTCTGACCTACCGTCACTGACAAATGGGAACATTGACTATGGTGGTGCTGGATCCACTAACAgcagaccagtggacactgtggccacctacacctgtaaccctggctacactctcaatggaggcaccaccaggacttgtgggagtgatggagtgtggagtgagCCAGCTCCAatgtgtcagc CTGATTGCCCTGACTTACCCtcactgaccaatgggatgattatgtacagtgctggATCCCCTGGCAACAGACCTTTCCTCTCTAATGCTGTGTACTCCTGTAACACTAgttacactctcactggaggtacTCTCATTGCAGGTACCACCAGGTTCTGTGTGAATGGAGGGAGCTGGGATGGGTCACCTCCAAGTTGTCAAG GAGCTTGTATTGATTTACCACCACTAATGAATGGAGGCATTAACTACACTGCTGGACTTCCTGATAGGAGACCTATTAATACCCTTGCTTTGTTCACCTGTGacaatggctacactctcactggagggagTTTCAGAGCCTGTCAGAATGATGGAACCTGGAGTGTATCACCTCTAACCAGCTGTCAAA GACTCActgaaccacccaccacctgtcCTGACCTGATTGCTCtgaccaatggaatgatcagctACAATATGGGGACTGCTAGTCTGAGACCAgaggacactgtggccacctacacctgtaacactggctacactctcaatggaggcagcatcaggacttgtgggagtgatgaaATGTGGAGTGGGTTAGCTTCAACTTGTCGAG tgaacacaggaCCCACTATCTGCTCTGACTTACCCCCACTGACCAACGggatgattatgtacagtgctggATCCACTAACAACAGACCTCTCTTTTCTGGTGCTACACACTCATGTAACCCTGgttacactctcactggaggggaTGCCACCAGGacctgtgtgagtggagggatCTGGGATGGGTCATCTCCAACTTGTCGAG GAACTTGTTCTGATTTCCCACCACTAATGAATGGAGGCATTACCTACACTGCTGGACTTGCTGACAGCAGACCTATTAATAGCATTGCTACCTTCACTTGTGACAATGGCTACACTGGAGGGGGTTTCAGAGTTTGTCAGAATGATGGGACCTGGAATGGAACAGCTCTCACTTGTAAAT taCCTCCTGTCTACGTTTCCGTGGGAACCACCAACTATGCTGTTATGAACTCACAGATTACCATAGACACCATCGGAGATACCACTGAGACAGCATTGACTTGCAGAACTGACTCAACTATTTGCTGTACAGGACAAGATAATCCCAATAGTGCCAATGGATTAGGAGATTGGCTACTACCAAATGGAACAGCTGTCACAAGGAGTCTGGACATTACTGATTCAGACACTGatctactgtacagtgttggaGATACAGGTGCACTCAGACTCCATCGTCGAGGGTCTGTGTCAGGCCCCACTGGCTCCTACTGCTGTGTGATTCCTGACAATACTGGAGTAAATATGACATTCTGTGTGCAGTTAG TGACTGAAGTCATCACTACCTCTCTTCTCATCACCA CCACTACTGGAAAGGATACTGTACCCACTGGAGCTAACAACACAGGAGGTGTGGTGGCAGGTGTAGTCATTGTGTTACTCATTCTAGCCGCTGTCATTGTGGTGGGTATCATTGTCGGGGTCTACTTCTGGAG GAAACTTCGTGGCAACCAGACCAAGTACAGGCCCTCCCCATGccatgcccctccccctcgcCCTACCCCCTATCAAGCATTCTTCAAGAAGAGCAACGAACAAGACAGTAAAGTCACCATTGAGAAAGTTGACG AACCTAGTATAGTAGAGTTTCCTAGTGATACTCATGTGacggagggggaggaggtgtaTCTGAGGGTGAAGGTGGGAggtcaccctccacccagtctcACCTGGTACCACGATGGTAGGAAGGTGACTGCAGACTATGCCACAGaactggaccaggacggtggaTTATCCTTCCCTAGTGTGGAGACTAAGCATGCTG GTGTGTATAAACTGGTGGTTACTGGAGCCTCAGGGTCAACAACACAACAGGTCGTCACGGTAACAGTGATGAGTGAGGGTGGTGAGgctagtgagggggtggagggggtggactACGCCCCCATACCTGTGACAGAGTTTGGAGCGTACGTGGCTGACCTCCATGCTGGCAGCAATAAGAAGTTCAAAGATCTTTATAAA aatCTGGACAGTGGGGAGAGGGGTCATCCAGTGATTATTTCAGTGACTCCTGAGAACAAACTCAACAACAGATTTGGCAACattgctgtgt ATGATGACAACCTCATTATCCTAGACCCCATCCCTGGACAAGAGGACTGTCAGAgtgactacatcaatgcctGCTATGtagat GGGTACAAGAAGCCAAAAAGGTTCATAGCAACACAAG GACCACTACCCAATACCCTGGTGGACTTCTGGCGTCTCATGTGGCAGGAGAGACCACCCATAATAGTCATGCTCACCAACCTCAAGGAGAACAACAAGATCAAGTGTCAACAGTACTGGCCAGAGTCTGGGAAGAAGCAGTTTGGCCCATTCACAGTGGCCATTACAGATCAGCAGATACTGGCTGACTACACCATCAGAACACTGGAGGCTTCA TTGGATGGAGACCGCCGTGTCCTGAGAGTCAAGCTATTCCATTTCACTGCCTGGCCTGATCACGGTGTGCCTGAGtatgccacgcccattctTGCATTCCATCGTCGGGTCCAGTCCCAACACAAGCCATCGAAAGGTCCTATTCTGATCCACTGCAGTGCTGGTGTGGGACGCACAGGCACTTACATTGCCATTGATAATGTCCTCGATCAGATCTCAGTCGATGGTCTCATCGATATTTCTGGTACCATTGTCAAATCTCGCAACCAGAGGATGAAGCTTGTACAAACACAG AACCAATATGTGTTCATCCACGATGCTATCCTGGAGTCAATGACATGTGGAGACACTCAGATCAGTGCTGGAGATCTGCGCAGACAGATACAGAAGATGTCATTAGTGCCCCCGGGAAAAACCATCTCAGATTTCCAATACCAGTTCCAAATTCTGGAACAAGTTACTCCAAATCCTAAAGAAGTTCGAAGTCCTATTGCTGTTAAGAATGCTGCCAGGAACAGGAACATGGACTACCTGCCAC CTGAGACCAGTCGTGTGATTCTGAAGAGAGAGCAACCTGACTACATTCAtgctgtgtttgctcat GGCTACAAGCATCAGAAGGCATACATCATTGCCCAGAATCCACTGGACTCAACTGTACGTAACTTCTGGAAGGTGATCTATGACAGGAAGTGTGCGGCTGTTGTGATGTTGACTCCACTCAGTGAGAATGGGCAG gaggcatgctcccagtactggccagagaGTGGCAATGTCACCTCCTTCGGTGAGTTCACCATCGATAACTTGGGGGAGGAAACCAACACTGGGTTCATTATGAGGCGACTGAGCGTCCTCAATGAAAAG ACCCAAAAGGCCCATCAATTGACTCAGTTCCACATCACTAACTGGAATAGCAGTGGAAAGTGTGAGAACTTCAAGGCTGTAACTGACGTGAATGAGGAGGTTATAaaggttcaaagaaggactggAAACAACCCTGTACTGGTCCATTGCAA TGACACTGCGACCCGCTCTGGTATGTACTGCTCTGTAGCTACTACCATTGACCGTTGCAAGACAGAGGGAGTGGTGGATGTGTTCCAggtggtcaaggctctcaggGTCCACAAGCCAGGGGCAGTACCCTCAGTTGTGAGTTCATCTGCTGCTTACATAGTGGGAGGCTTGTACTATTACAAGAGCCAGACCTTGTCTAGGGCCTGTACCAACCCATACCAGGTTGTCCTCTAA